Proteins from one Antennarius striatus isolate MH-2024 chromosome 12, ASM4005453v1, whole genome shotgun sequence genomic window:
- the nyx gene encoding nyctalopin — MNVVTLTVSILFLLPQLSLARWACVRACPASCSCTQEKSCSVLCDHSGLADLPKEFPCEASTINLNKNRLKFLSERAFGTLPSLKSLSLDHNNISFITPGAFKGLSNLLNLKMAHNEYISYLHTRTFTGLKKLLRLDLSDCNLFNIPDRIFIEQTAMRELFCFQNNFRRIPGAIRGMENLTHVYLERNKIEAVAYNSLLGLGSLKYLNLQENRINVIHDQSFQDLRRLENFYLNDNLLSDLPREVFKGLNHLKMLNLGGNQLINVSRTWFSDLVELEVLFLDRNQVLYIEEGTFENLTSLITLHLNSNNLTSLPFPVFQPIYFLGRLYLFRNPWECNCALEWLQEWMENYKLVRDIPCALPPPVAGLDLSEVVFTTVNGTCVDPGELNWTTASTEIISTTENRFNSLISKLLQQELKEEMGNSTQSLHNQTLLDAEDGQLSAGIRGQRGMR; from the exons ATGAATGTCGTCACTCTCACTG TCTCTATACTGTTCCTGCTGCCTCAGTTATCGCTGGCGCGGTGGGCGTGTGTTCGGGCGTGTCCAGCGTCATGTTCCTGCACACAGGAGAAGAGTTGCAGCGTGTTGTGCGATCACTCTGGCCTGGCTGATCTGCCTAAGGAGTTTCCCTGCGAGGCGTCCACCATCAACCTGAACAAGAACAGACTGAAGTTCCTGTCAGAGAGGGCTTTTGGCACCCTCCCCTCtctcaaatctctctctctggacCACAACAACATTTCCTTCATTACGCCTGGAGCCTTCAAG GGTCTTTCCAACTTATTGAACCTGAAAATGGCACATAATGAGTACATCAGCTATCTTCACACACGGACATTCACGGGACTGAAGAAGCTGCTGCGTCTCGACTTATCAGACTGTAACCTCTTCAACATTCCTGACCGCATCTTCATTGAGCAAACAGCAATGAGGGAGCTGTTCTGCTTTCAGAATAACTTCAGGAGGATCCCTGGCGCCATCCGAGGCATGGAGAACCTGACTCACGTCTACCTGGAGAGGAACAAGATAGAAGCAGTTGCATACAACTCCCTGCTAGGCCTGGGCAGTCTAAA GTACCTGAACCTTCAGGAGAACCGCATCAATGTGATTCACGACCAGTCTTTTCAGGACCTTAGGCGGCTGGAAAACTTCTATCTCAATGACAACTTGCTCTCTGATCTTCCCCGAGAAGTCTTCAAGGGTCTTAATCACCTCAAGATGCTCAATCTTGGCGGTAACCAGTTGATCAATGTGTCCAGGACCTGGTTCAGTGACTTGGTGGAGCTAGAAGTCCTATTTTTGGACAGAAACCAGGTGCTTTACATTGAGGAAGGCACTTTTGAGAACCTGACCAGCTTAATTACACTTCACTTGAACAGCAACAACCTTACAAGCCTTCCCTTCCCTGTTTTCCAGCCCATCTACTTCCTGGGTCGTCTATACCTCTTCAGAAACCCTTGGGAGTGTAATTGCGCCCTAGAATGGCTACAAGAGTGGATGGAAAACTACAAACTAGTGCGGGACATACCCTGTGCCTTGCCTCCCCCTGTTGCAGGCCTGGATCTCAGTGAGGTTGTCTTCACCACTGTGAATGGTACATGTGTGGACCCTGGTGAGCTGAATTGGACTACAGCTAGCACAGAAATCATCTCCACCACAGAGAACCGCTTTAACAGCCTAATCTCAAAACTGCTCCAGCAGGAGCTCAAAGAGGAGATGGGGAACAGCACACAAAGTCTTCACAACCAGACCCTGCTGGATGCAGAGGATGGACAGCTCTCTGCCGGAATTAGAGGTCAAAGG GGAATGCGTTGA
- the fundc1 gene encoding FUN14 domain-containing protein 1, with protein sequence MASRGKELEEEIYDKVMDLKDLAKRERWWDRLFGRGSGPVAEKYSVATQVAVGGVSGWCVGYIFQKVGKVTAASVGGGLLLLQLANHSGYIQVDWKKVEKDVNKAKRQLRKTTGQTGPELNTFMEKSTDFVKKNIVVTSGFIGGFLLGLVS encoded by the exons ATGGCGAGCCGTGGGAAGG AATTAGAAGAGGAGATCTATGACAAAGTCATGGATCTGAAGGACTTGGCTAAACGGGAGCGGTGGTGGGACCGTCTGTTCGGGAGGGGCTCCGGCCCGGTAGCAGAGAAGTACTCTGTGGCCACACAGGTCGCCGTGGGAGGAGTGAGTGGATG GTGTGTAGGATATATTTTCCAGAAGGTTGGGAAAGTTACTGCTGCATCAGTTGGAGGAGGTCTTTTGTTGTTGCAG CTAGCTAACCATAGTGGCTACATCCAGGTGGACTGGAAGAAGGTTGAGAAGGATGTCAACAAAGCTAAGAGGCAATTGAGGAAGACTACTGGTCAAACTGGCCCAGAGCTGAACACTTTTATGGAGAAG tCCACAGattttgtgaagaaaaacattgtTGTCACAAGTGGATTCATTGGAGGATTCTTGCTTGGCCTTGTATCTTAG